The Corallococcus soli genome segment GCTGGCGCTCACGCTCCACCAGCACCCCGTGCAGCTCCTCCAACGTCGCGTCCGGCCGCGCGATTGCCGCCGCCAGCGTCGCTTCGTAGTCCCCGGCCAGCCGGGCGATGGTCGCCGCGTCGAACAGGGCGGTGGCGAAGCGCAGCACGCCCTGGAAGCGGCCCTCGGACTCGGCCAGCAGCACCGACAGGTCGAAGGGCGATCCGCCGTCGTCGATCTCCAGCTGGTGCAGCTTCAGCCCTGGCAGTCGCAGCGCGGGCAGCGGCGCGTTCTCCAGGACGAACATCACCTGGAACAGCGGGTTGTAGCGGGCATCGCGCGGCGGGCGCAGCGCCTCCACCAGCTTGTCGAAGGGGACGTGCGGGTGGGCCTGACCGCCCAGGGCCACCTCGCGCACGCGCCCGAGCACCTGCCGGAAGGTGGGGTTGCCCTCCAGGCCCACGCGCAGCACCAGCTGGTTGACGAACAGGCCAATGAGGTTCTGCGTGCGCGCGTGCTCGCGGCTGGCCACGTCCGTGCCCACCACCAGGTCCGTGCGTCCGGTGCGCGAGTGCAGCACCACCAGGAAGCCCGCCAGCAGCGACATGAAGGGCGTGGTGCCTTCGGCCCGGCCCAGCTGCCGCAGCCCTTCGCTGAGCGCGGCGGAGAGCGCCACCGGCTGCCGGGCTCCCTCGAAGTGCTGACGCTCCGGGCGGGGGCGGTCCAGGGGCAGCTCCAGGAGCGGCGGGGCCCCCGACAGGCGCTCCTTCCACCAGGACACCTCTTCGTCCAGCAGCCCCCCGTCCAGCCGGCGGCGCAGCCACGCGGCATGGTCGGCGTACTGCACGGGCAGCTCCGGCAGCGGCGACGGACGGCCCTGCGCGAAGGCCGCGTAGAGCGCGCCCAGCTCCCGCACCACCACGCCCATGCTCCAGCCGTCCGATACGACATGGTGCAGCGTGAGCAGCAGGCGGTGCCGCGTGTCGGAGAGCTTCAACAGCTTCGCGCGCACCGGCAGCTCGCGCTCCAGGTCGAAGGGCCCGCGCGCCTCCTCGGCGGTGAGGCGCTCCGTCTCGGCGGCCTGCGCCGCCTCCGGCGTTCCGCTCAGGTCCACCACCGCGCCCGGGCGCGCCAGCGGCCCGCCCGCCGGAACGGCCGACGGGGTGAGGATGTCCTGTACGCGGCGGCCCTGGGCACGGGGGAAGCGCGTGCGCAGCGCCTCATGCCGGTGGACGATGGCCTCCAGGCTGCGGGTCAGCACGCCCACGTCCAGGTGGCCCTCCAGCTCCACCGCCGCCGGGATGTTGTAGGCCGCGCTGCCCGCCGCGAGCTGATCCAGGAACAGCAGCCGCTCCTGTCCCGGAGACAGCGGCGAGTCCCCGCGAGCTCCCGCCACCAGTGGAGGCGGCGCGGCGCTGGGGTGGCGCAGCTCCGCGAGCGCCCTCGCGAGGAGCGCCTCCAGGTGCACGCCCTCCAGGAGCAGCGCCACCGGCAGGTGGATCTCCAGCTCCTCCTCCAGCGCCGCCTTCAGCTCGACGGCGTGGATGGAGTCCAGGCCCAGCGCGGTGAGGGGCCGGGTCGGCTCCAGGGCCGACAGCGGCACGGCCAGGGCCCGCGACAGGTGCCCCCGCAGATACGCGCCCAGCAGCTCCGCCCGCTCCGGCTCGGACGCCGCCCGCAGGCCGTCGCGCGTCAGCCGAGGGGCCTCCGGCGTCACGACGTCGGGGGCGCTCGCGGCGTCGGTGGCGGCCTCGGAGAGGACCTCCTGCGCGAGGATCTCCAGCTCGTTCGCCAGGTACTGCGTGCGGCACGCGCGCCGCTGCACCTTGCCGCTGGACGTCTTGGGCAGTCCGCCCGCGGGGATGAGCACCACGGTGTCCACGGCCACTTCGTGCGCCTGCGCGATGGCGCGCCGGAGGGCGTCGATGGCGACGGAGGGCTCGCCCAGCACCTTGCGATCCACCTCCTGCACCACGACCAGCCGCTCCTCGCCGCCCCGGTCCACGGCGAACGCGGCGGAGCACCCCGGGCGCATCGCCGGGTGGCTGGACTCCGCCGTCAGCTCCAGATCCTGCGGATAGTGGTTGCGCCCGCGCAGGATGATCAGATCCTTGATGCGGCCCGCGACGAACAGCTCCCGGCCGGACATGAAGCCCAGGTCGCCGGTGCGCAGGTAGGGACCTTCCCCTGTGTCCGCGCGGCGGGCCCGGAAGGTGGCCTCGCTCTCCTCGGGCCGCTCCCAGTAGCTGCCCGCCACGCTCGGGCCGCGCAGCCAGATCTCCCCCAGCCGGCCCTCGGGCACGGGCTGGTGGGACTCGGGATCCACGATGAGCAGCTCCTGCCCGGGGATGCTCGCGCCGCTGCCCACCAGCGTGCGCAGGTCCTTCGCGTCCACCGCGTCGGAGACGGCCGGGGCTTCCGCGCGGCCCTGCTGGAGGGCCTCCTGCCGGTACACGCGCTCCACCGGGGGCGCGGCCTTGAGCCCGCCCGACGCGATGAGCGTGGTCTCCGCGAGGCCGTAGCACGGATAGAAGGCCTCCTTGCGGAAGCCCGAGTCCGCGAACGCGCGCGTGAAGCGCTCCAGCGTCTCCGCGCGCACCGGCTCCGCGCCGTTGAAGGCCACGTCCCACGCGCTCAGGTCCAGGGCCGCGCGCTGCTCGGGCGTCGTCTTGCGCACGCACAGGTCGAAGGCGAAGTTGGGCCCGCCGCTCGTCGTCGCGCGGTAGCGCGACACGGCCTCCAGCCAACGCGCCGGCCGCTTGAGGAAGTCCAGCGGCGATAGCAGCACCACCGGGAAGCCCCCGCACAGCGGCTGGAGCACGCCGCCGATGAGGCCCATGTCGTGGTACGGCGGCAGCCAGATGACGCCGCGGCTGTCGTCCGAGTGCTCGAAGCACTGGTGGATCGCCAGCGAGTTCGCCAGCAGGTTGCCGTGGCTGAGCATCACGCCCTTGGGCGTGCCGGTGGAGCCGGAGGTGTACTGGAGGAAGGCCAGCGCCTCGCGCGCCGTGCCCGGATCCTTCCAGCCGCTCGCCTCGCCATCCTCCACCCCGTCGGTGGCGAGCCACGACAGGCCGGAGAGGGCCGCGGACTGCTCGCCCATGGACTCCATGAAGCCCTGGATGAAGCCCGTGGTGAGCGCGAAGTGCGCCCGCGCGTCCTGGATCACCGCCTCCAGCCGGGGCAGCGTGCGCGCAAGCCGCATCGGATCCGGCGGGTAGGCCGGCACCGCCACCGCGCCGGCATAGAGACAACCCACGAAGGCGGCCACGTACTCAAGACCCGGAGGGTAGAGCAGCAGCACCCGCTCACCCTGCGCACCGCGCGCCTGGAGCGCCGCGCCGATGGCTCGCGCCCGTCGATCCAGGTCTCCGTAGGTGAGGTGCGCCTCCTCCGTGTCGCCATCCACGAGGAAGGTGTAGGCGAGCTGATCCGGACGCTCCTCCGCCCTGCGACGAGACAACTCCACCAGCGTTGACACTTCCAATAACAACCCTGGCGAGCGCATTCGTTGGGCCGGACGAGATGAGTCGAGCCTCGATACGCTCCCGGAGAAC includes the following:
- a CDS encoding condensation domain-containing protein; this translates as MELSRRRAEERPDQLAYTFLVDGDTEEAHLTYGDLDRRARAIGAALQARGAQGERVLLLYPPGLEYVAAFVGCLYAGAVAVPAYPPDPMRLARTLPRLEAVIQDARAHFALTTGFIQGFMESMGEQSAALSGLSWLATDGVEDGEASGWKDPGTAREALAFLQYTSGSTGTPKGVMLSHGNLLANSLAIHQCFEHSDDSRGVIWLPPYHDMGLIGGVLQPLCGGFPVVLLSPLDFLKRPARWLEAVSRYRATTSGGPNFAFDLCVRKTTPEQRAALDLSAWDVAFNGAEPVRAETLERFTRAFADSGFRKEAFYPCYGLAETTLIASGGLKAAPPVERVYRQEALQQGRAEAPAVSDAVDAKDLRTLVGSGASIPGQELLIVDPESHQPVPEGRLGEIWLRGPSVAGSYWERPEESEATFRARRADTGEGPYLRTGDLGFMSGRELFVAGRIKDLIILRGRNHYPQDLELTAESSHPAMRPGCSAAFAVDRGGEERLVVVQEVDRKVLGEPSVAIDALRRAIAQAHEVAVDTVVLIPAGGLPKTSSGKVQRRACRTQYLANELEILAQEVLSEAATDAASAPDVVTPEAPRLTRDGLRAASEPERAELLGAYLRGHLSRALAVPLSALEPTRPLTALGLDSIHAVELKAALEEELEIHLPVALLLEGVHLEALLARALAELRHPSAAPPPLVAGARGDSPLSPGQERLLFLDQLAAGSAAYNIPAAVELEGHLDVGVLTRSLEAIVHRHEALRTRFPRAQGRRVQDILTPSAVPAGGPLARPGAVVDLSGTPEAAQAAETERLTAEEARGPFDLERELPVRAKLLKLSDTRHRLLLTLHHVVSDGWSMGVVVRELGALYAAFAQGRPSPLPELPVQYADHAAWLRRRLDGGLLDEEVSWWKERLSGAPPLLELPLDRPRPERQHFEGARQPVALSAALSEGLRQLGRAEGTTPFMSLLAGFLVVLHSRTGRTDLVVGTDVASREHARTQNLIGLFVNQLVLRVGLEGNPTFRQVLGRVREVALGGQAHPHVPFDKLVEALRPPRDARYNPLFQVMFVLENAPLPALRLPGLKLHQLEIDDGGSPFDLSVLLAESEGRFQGVLRFATALFDAATIARLAGDYEATLAAAIARPDATLEELHGVLVERERQRQQERAQALQSSRKELFRGVRRRGGSES